In Nocardioides dokdonensis FR1436, the following are encoded in one genomic region:
- the pgi gene encoding glucose-6-phosphate isomerase: MSTSASHDPRSTDAWGRLAAHSTGFVPDLRSWFADDPDRVQRLTHTVGDLHVDLSKNLLDDTVLDQLLALAEQTGVAARRDAMLTGEAINVTEDRAVLHTALRLPRDADLVVDGQDVVADVHEVLDRVYAFARQVRSGEWTGATGLPVRTVVNIGIGGSDLGPVMAYEALRPYVQDGIECRFISNIDPTDAATTLQGLDPATTIFIVASKTFGTLETLTNARLCRSWLLEGLGPDVDAADAVARHFVAVSTALDKVAEFGIDPENAFGFWDWVGGRYSLDSAIGTSLVVAIGPERFTELLEGMHAVDEHFRTAEPRRNVPLLMGLLNIWYASFLGAETHAVLPYSQLLHRFPAYLQQLTMESNGKGVRWDGAEVTTDTGEVFWGEPGTNGQHAFYQLLHQGTRLVPADFIAVANPAHELRDGDQDVHELLLANFFAQTRALAFGKTAEEVRAEGTEESVVPARVFGGDRPTTSIMAPALTPSVLGQLVALYEHITFTQGVVWGIDSFDQWGVELGKQLAQEVGPAVAGDADSLAEQDASTRSLIDYYRAQRRTAGGS, translated from the coding sequence ATGAGCACCTCGGCGTCCCACGACCCACGATCCACGGACGCCTGGGGCCGCCTGGCGGCCCACTCCACGGGCTTCGTCCCGGACCTGCGGTCCTGGTTCGCGGACGACCCCGACCGGGTGCAGCGACTGACGCACACGGTCGGGGACCTGCACGTCGACCTGTCGAAGAACCTGCTCGACGACACCGTCCTGGACCAGCTCCTGGCCCTGGCCGAGCAGACAGGCGTGGCGGCCCGGCGCGACGCGATGCTGACCGGTGAGGCCATCAACGTCACGGAGGACCGCGCGGTCCTGCACACGGCGCTGCGGCTGCCGCGGGACGCCGACCTGGTCGTCGACGGCCAGGACGTGGTCGCCGACGTGCACGAGGTGCTCGACCGGGTCTACGCGTTCGCGCGCCAGGTGCGCTCCGGCGAGTGGACCGGCGCGACCGGCCTCCCGGTGCGCACGGTCGTCAACATCGGCATCGGCGGCTCCGACCTCGGGCCGGTGATGGCCTACGAGGCGCTGCGCCCCTACGTGCAGGACGGGATCGAGTGCCGCTTCATCAGCAACATCGACCCCACGGACGCCGCGACCACCCTCCAGGGCCTCGACCCGGCCACGACGATCTTCATCGTGGCCAGCAAGACCTTCGGCACCCTCGAGACGCTCACCAACGCCCGTCTGTGCCGCTCCTGGCTGCTGGAGGGGCTCGGCCCCGACGTGGACGCGGCCGACGCGGTGGCCCGCCACTTCGTGGCGGTCTCCACCGCGCTGGACAAGGTCGCCGAGTTCGGCATCGACCCCGAGAACGCCTTCGGCTTCTGGGACTGGGTGGGCGGTCGCTACTCGCTGGACTCCGCGATCGGCACCTCGCTGGTCGTCGCGATCGGCCCCGAGCGGTTCACCGAGCTGCTCGAGGGCATGCACGCCGTCGACGAGCACTTCCGCACCGCGGAGCCGCGCCGCAACGTGCCGCTCCTCATGGGGCTGCTCAACATCTGGTACGCCAGCTTCCTGGGCGCCGAGACCCATGCCGTGCTGCCCTACTCCCAGCTCCTGCACCGGTTCCCGGCCTACCTGCAGCAGCTGACGATGGAGTCCAACGGCAAGGGCGTGCGCTGGGACGGCGCCGAGGTCACCACCGACACCGGTGAGGTGTTCTGGGGCGAGCCCGGCACCAACGGCCAGCACGCCTTCTACCAGCTCCTGCACCAGGGGACCCGGCTGGTGCCGGCCGACTTCATCGCCGTCGCCAACCCGGCCCACGAGCTGCGCGACGGTGACCAGGACGTCCATGAGCTGCTGCTGGCCAACTTCTTCGCCCAGACCCGGGCGCTGGCGTTCGGCAAGACCGCTGAGGAGGTCCGTGCCGAGGGCACCGAGGAGTCGGTCGTCCCGGCGCGGGTCTTCGGCGGCGACCGGCCCACCACGTCGATCATGGCCCCGGCCCTGACGCCCTCGGTGCTGGGCCAGCTCGTGGCGCTCTACGAGCACATCACCTTCACCCAGGGTGTGGTCTGGGGCATCGACAGCTTCGACCAGTGGGGCGTCGAGCTCGGCAAGCAGCTGGCCCAGGAGGTCGGGCCGGCCGTCGCCGGGGACGCCGACAGCCTCGCCGAGCAGGACGCCTCGACCCGCTCCCTCATCGATTACTACCGCGCGCAGCGGCGTACGGCAGGAGGTTCCTGA
- the pgl gene encoding 6-phosphogluconolactonase codes for MATEPLIEVHDDAATLATAVAGELLTRLADAQSAGRVPHVVLTGGSIAGAIHAEVARLSSGTESPPVDWTQVALWWGDDRFVPAASEDRNALQARTAFIEALAIPAAHVHEVPSTDDVATAEEAAQRYADALVEHGADQFEVLMLGVGPDGHVASLFPGFEQLDVRDRDVAAVHDSPKPPPDRVTLTFAALERARSTWFLVSGEEKAEAVARALSPATTSGAETPASVPRGREETTWFLDRAAASRL; via the coding sequence ATGGCCACCGAACCCCTCATCGAGGTGCACGACGACGCAGCCACGCTGGCGACCGCGGTGGCCGGCGAGCTGCTCACCCGGCTCGCCGACGCCCAGTCGGCCGGTCGCGTCCCCCACGTGGTCCTGACCGGTGGTTCCATCGCCGGCGCGATCCACGCCGAGGTCGCCCGGCTCTCCTCGGGGACCGAGAGCCCGCCGGTGGACTGGACCCAGGTCGCGCTGTGGTGGGGCGACGACCGCTTCGTGCCCGCCGCCTCCGAGGACCGCAACGCGCTCCAGGCCAGGACCGCCTTCATCGAGGCGCTCGCGATCCCCGCCGCGCACGTCCACGAGGTGCCCTCCACCGACGACGTCGCCACCGCCGAGGAGGCGGCCCAGCGCTATGCGGACGCCCTGGTCGAGCACGGGGCCGACCAGTTCGAGGTGCTGATGCTGGGTGTCGGTCCCGACGGGCACGTGGCCTCGCTGTTCCCCGGCTTCGAGCAGCTCGACGTCCGCGACCGCGACGTCGCCGCCGTCCACGACTCCCCCAAGCCACCGCCCGACCGCGTCACGCTGACCTTCGCGGCCCTGGAGCGGGCCCGGAGCACGTGGTTCCTGGTCAGCGGCGAGGAGAAGGCCGAGGCCGTAGCCCGGGCCCTGTCCCCCGCGACCACGAGCGGCGCGGAGACGCCGGCCAGCGTCCCGCGCGGGCGTGAGGAGACCACCTGGTTCCTCGACCGCGCGGCCGCGTCCCGCCTCTGA
- a CDS encoding RNA polymerase-binding protein RbpA, whose translation MAGGGSAIRGSRVGAGPIGEAERGDAAPRQTVTYFCARQHHSVIAFAVEAVAPESWDCPKCGLPASTDADNPPPARKVEPYKTHLAYVKERRSEEEAASILAEALKLLRSRRKSGDLIF comes from the coding sequence GTGGCTGGTGGAGGAAGCGCGATCCGGGGCAGCCGGGTCGGTGCCGGACCGATCGGTGAGGCGGAGCGCGGCGATGCCGCCCCGCGCCAGACCGTGACGTACTTCTGCGCCCGTCAGCACCACTCGGTGATCGCGTTCGCGGTCGAGGCGGTGGCCCCCGAGTCGTGGGACTGCCCCAAGTGCGGTCTCCCGGCGAGCACGGACGCCGACAACCCGCCGCCGGCGCGCAAGGTGGAGCCGTACAAGACGCACCTGGCCTACGTGAAGGAGCGTCGCTCCGAGGAGGAGGCGGCCAGCATCCTCGCCGAGGCCCTCAAGCTGCTCCGCAGCCGCCGCAAGTCCGGCGACCTGATCTTCTGA
- the secG gene encoding preprotein translocase subunit SecG gives METFLTIILVLTSSAMILLVLLHKGRGGGLSDMFGGGVSSSLGGSSIAEKNLDRLTVGTGVVWFATVISMGLVLAY, from the coding sequence GTGGAAACGTTCCTCACCATCATCCTCGTCCTCACCAGCTCCGCGATGATCCTTCTCGTGCTCCTGCACAAGGGTCGCGGCGGTGGTCTCTCCGACATGTTCGGTGGCGGTGTGTCGAGCTCGCTCGGCGGCTCGTCGATCGCCGAGAAGAACCTCGACCGGCTCACCGTCGGCACCGGGGTCGTCTGGTTCGCCACCGTGATCTCCATGGGGCTCGTGCTCGCGTACTGA
- the tpiA gene encoding triose-phosphate isomerase: MASTTPAPGRTPLMAGNWKMNLNHQEAVVLVQKLAWTLSDKKHDYRRVEVVVVPPFTDLRSVQTIVDGDRLSVRYGAQDVSVHESGAYTGEISAGMLAKLGCSYVVVGHSERREHHGESDEVVNAKAHRALAAGMTPIVCVGEGLETRQAREHVDYCVAQVQGSLAGFTPEQVAGLVVAYEPVWAIGTGEVATPEDAQEVCAAIRETVRSSHGDEAADAVRVLYGGSVKAANIAGIMAKDDVDGALVGGASLQADEFGGICRFYDMPVL; encoded by the coding sequence ATGGCCAGCACGACCCCCGCCCCCGGGCGCACCCCGCTGATGGCGGGCAACTGGAAGATGAACCTGAACCACCAGGAAGCGGTGGTCCTGGTCCAGAAGCTCGCGTGGACGCTCTCGGACAAGAAGCACGACTACCGCCGCGTCGAGGTGGTCGTGGTGCCGCCGTTCACCGACCTGCGCTCCGTGCAGACCATCGTCGACGGTGACCGGCTCTCGGTGCGCTACGGCGCCCAGGACGTCTCGGTGCACGAGTCCGGCGCCTACACCGGCGAGATCTCGGCCGGCATGCTGGCCAAGCTCGGGTGCTCCTACGTCGTCGTCGGCCACTCCGAGCGCCGTGAGCACCACGGCGAGAGCGACGAGGTCGTCAACGCGAAGGCGCACCGCGCGCTGGCGGCGGGGATGACTCCGATCGTGTGCGTCGGCGAGGGCCTCGAGACCCGCCAGGCGCGCGAGCACGTCGACTACTGCGTCGCCCAGGTCCAGGGCTCGCTGGCGGGCTTCACACCCGAGCAGGTCGCGGGCCTGGTCGTCGCCTACGAGCCCGTCTGGGCGATCGGCACCGGCGAGGTGGCCACCCCCGAGGACGCCCAGGAGGTCTGTGCCGCCATCCGGGAGACCGTGCGCTCCTCGCACGGCGACGAGGCCGCGGACGCGGTGCGCGTGCTCTACGGCGGGTCCGTGAAGGCCGCCAACATCGCCGGCATCATGGCCAAGGACGACGTCGACGGCGCGCTCGTCGGCGGCGCGAGCCTGCAGGCCGACGAGTTCGGCGGCATCTGCCGCTTCTACGACATGCCGGTCCTGTGA
- a CDS encoding phosphoglycerate kinase: MTTHANLEQLLEQGVAGKRVLVRSDLNVPLDGATITDDGRIRASLPTIRALAEAGARVVVAAHLGRPQGAPDPAYSLAPVAARLGQLLGADVAFARDTVGESAHETVAGLEDGQVAVLENVRFNAGETSKVDAEREAFAGRLAELADVFVSDGFGVVHRKQASVYDVAKRLPHAMGGLVATEIEVLRRLTETPERPYVVVLGGSKVSDKLGVIDNLLDKADKLLIGGGMVFTFLKAQGHEVGKSLLEEDQLDVCRAYLERAEASGVQILLPGDIVVDTAFPGGGRQPEPRVVPATDIPADCLGLDIGPASGADFAAALADARTVFWNGPMGVFEVPQFADGTRAVASALTGIDGLSVVGGGDSAAAVRTLGFDEADFGHISTGGGASLEYLEGKDLPGIDVLED, encoded by the coding sequence GTGACGACGCACGCGAACCTGGAGCAGCTGCTGGAGCAGGGCGTCGCTGGGAAGCGGGTCCTGGTTCGCTCCGACCTCAACGTCCCGCTCGACGGCGCCACCATCACCGACGACGGCCGGATCCGGGCGAGCCTGCCCACCATCCGGGCGCTGGCCGAGGCCGGCGCCCGGGTGGTGGTCGCGGCCCACCTGGGTCGTCCCCAGGGGGCGCCGGATCCGGCGTACTCGCTGGCCCCGGTGGCGGCCCGGCTCGGTCAGCTGCTCGGTGCCGACGTGGCCTTCGCCCGTGACACCGTGGGCGAGTCGGCCCACGAGACCGTCGCCGGTCTCGAGGACGGCCAGGTCGCGGTCCTCGAGAACGTCCGCTTCAACGCCGGTGAGACCAGCAAGGTCGACGCCGAGCGCGAGGCCTTCGCCGGTCGGCTGGCGGAGCTCGCCGACGTCTTCGTCTCCGACGGGTTCGGTGTCGTCCACCGCAAGCAGGCCTCGGTGTACGACGTCGCGAAGCGGCTGCCGCACGCCATGGGCGGGCTGGTGGCCACCGAGATCGAGGTGCTGCGTCGCCTGACCGAGACCCCGGAGCGGCCCTACGTCGTCGTCCTCGGCGGGTCGAAGGTGTCCGACAAGCTCGGGGTCATCGACAACCTGCTCGACAAGGCGGACAAGCTGCTCATCGGCGGCGGGATGGTCTTCACCTTCCTCAAGGCCCAGGGCCACGAGGTCGGCAAGAGCCTGCTCGAGGAGGACCAGCTCGACGTCTGCCGCGCCTACCTCGAGCGCGCGGAGGCGTCGGGCGTGCAGATCCTGCTGCCGGGCGACATCGTGGTCGACACCGCGTTCCCCGGCGGCGGGCGCCAGCCCGAGCCGCGGGTGGTCCCGGCCACCGACATCCCGGCGGACTGCCTCGGTCTCGACATCGGCCCGGCCTCCGGCGCCGACTTCGCGGCGGCCCTGGCCGACGCGCGGACGGTGTTCTGGAACGGCCCGATGGGCGTGTTCGAGGTGCCGCAGTTCGCCGACGGCACCCGTGCCGTCGCCAGCGCCCTGACCGGCATCGACGGCCTGTCCGTCGTCGGCGGCGGCGACTCCGCGGCCGCGGTGCGCACGCTCGGCTTCGATGAGGCCGACTTCGGCCACATCTCCACCGGTGGCGGTGCCTCCCTCGAGTACCTCGAGGGCAAGGACCTGCCCGGCATCGACGTCCTGGAGGACTGA
- the gap gene encoding type I glyceraldehyde-3-phosphate dehydrogenase, whose translation MTVRVGINGFGRIGRNFFRAVRASGLDIEIVAVNDLTDNKALAPLLKFDSILGRLDADVTATEDAIHVGDQVIKTFAERDPANLRWGDLGVDVVVESTGFFTDATKARAHIDAGAKKVIISAPAKNEDITVVMGVNHELYDPAQHHVISNASCTTNCLAPMAKALNDEFGIVKGLMTTVHAYTADQNLQDNIHSDLRRARAAAINVVPTSTGAAKAIGLVLPELKGKLDGYALRVPVPTGSATDLTFEAGRETTVEEVNAVMEKAADGKFLRYSTDPLVSSDIVTDPASCIFDAPLTKVIGNQVKVVGWYDNEWGYSNRLADLIDYIGETL comes from the coding sequence GTGACCGTTCGAGTAGGTATCAACGGGTTCGGCCGGATCGGCCGCAACTTCTTCCGCGCCGTCCGGGCCTCGGGCCTCGACATCGAGATCGTGGCCGTCAACGACCTGACCGACAACAAGGCGCTCGCGCCCCTGCTGAAGTTCGACTCGATCCTGGGCCGTCTCGACGCCGACGTGACGGCGACCGAGGACGCGATCCACGTCGGTGACCAGGTCATCAAGACCTTCGCCGAGCGCGACCCGGCCAACCTGCGCTGGGGCGACCTGGGCGTCGACGTGGTCGTCGAGTCCACCGGGTTCTTCACCGACGCCACCAAGGCCCGCGCGCACATCGACGCCGGCGCCAAGAAGGTCATCATCTCGGCGCCCGCCAAGAACGAGGACATCACGGTCGTGATGGGCGTCAACCACGAGCTGTACGACCCCGCGCAGCACCACGTGATCTCGAACGCGTCCTGCACCACGAACTGCCTGGCCCCCATGGCCAAGGCGCTCAACGACGAGTTCGGCATCGTCAAGGGCCTGATGACCACGGTGCACGCCTACACCGCGGACCAGAACCTGCAGGACAACATCCACTCCGACCTGCGCCGCGCCCGCGCCGCCGCGATCAACGTGGTGCCCACCTCGACCGGTGCGGCCAAGGCCATCGGCCTGGTGCTGCCCGAGCTCAAGGGCAAGCTCGACGGCTACGCGCTGCGCGTGCCCGTGCCCACCGGCTCGGCCACCGACCTGACCTTCGAGGCAGGCCGTGAGACCACCGTCGAGGAGGTCAACGCCGTCATGGAGAAGGCCGCCGACGGCAAGTTCCTGCGCTACTCGACCGACCCGCTGGTGTCCTCCGACATCGTCACGGACCCGGCCTCGTGCATCTTCGACGCCCCGCTGACCAAGGTCATCGGCAACCAGGTCAAGGTCGTCGGCTGGTACGACAACGAGTGGGGCTACTCCAACCGCCTCGCCGACCTGATCGACTACATCGGCGAGACGCTCTGA
- the whiA gene encoding DNA-binding protein WhiA gives MAMTAQVKAELASTQITKTCCRKAEVASLLRFAGGLHIVSGRIVVEAELDTGAAARRLRRDVSEVYGAQSDVVVVQGSGIRKGSRYLVRVVKDGESLARQTGLLDQRGRPVRGLPPAVVAGSGCDSVAAWRGAFLAHGSLTEPGRSSSLEVTCPGSEAALALVGVARRLGIQAKAREVRGVDRVVIRDGDAIGQLLTRLGAHESLMAWEERRMRREVRATANRLANFDDANLRRSARAAVAAGARVDRAMEILGDDVPDHLRMAGTLRLEHKQASLEELGQLHEPVLTKDAIAGRIRRLLAMADKRAEDLGIPDTESSLTPEMMVEDS, from the coding sequence ATGGCGATGACGGCACAGGTGAAGGCAGAGCTGGCCTCCACCCAGATCACGAAGACCTGCTGCCGCAAGGCCGAGGTGGCCTCCCTGCTGCGCTTCGCGGGCGGGCTGCACATCGTCAGCGGACGCATCGTCGTCGAGGCCGAGCTCGACACGGGTGCGGCCGCCCGTCGCCTGCGTCGCGACGTCTCCGAGGTGTACGGCGCCCAGTCCGACGTCGTGGTGGTCCAGGGCAGCGGCATCCGCAAGGGCAGCCGCTACCTGGTGCGCGTGGTCAAGGACGGCGAGTCCCTGGCCCGCCAGACCGGGCTGCTCGACCAGCGCGGACGCCCCGTGCGCGGCCTGCCTCCCGCGGTGGTCGCCGGCAGCGGCTGCGACTCGGTCGCCGCCTGGCGGGGTGCGTTCCTGGCGCACGGCTCGCTCACCGAGCCGGGTCGCTCGTCCTCCCTCGAGGTCACCTGCCCCGGTTCCGAGGCCGCGCTGGCACTCGTCGGAGTCGCCCGTCGTCTCGGCATCCAGGCCAAGGCCCGCGAGGTGCGTGGCGTGGACCGGGTCGTGATCCGCGACGGCGACGCCATCGGCCAGCTGCTGACCCGCCTCGGCGCCCACGAGTCGCTGATGGCCTGGGAGGAGCGCCGGATGCGCCGTGAGGTCCGGGCCACCGCGAACCGCCTGGCCAACTTCGACGACGCCAACCTGCGCCGCTCCGCCCGCGCCGCGGTCGCCGCCGGCGCCCGGGTCGACCGGGCCATGGAGATCCTCGGCGACGACGTGCCCGACCACCTCCGCATGGCCGGCACGCTGCGGCTCGAGCACAAGCAGGCCTCCCTCGAGGAGCTGGGCCAGCTGCACGAGCCGGTGCTGACCAAGGACGCGATCGCCGGGCGGATCCGCCGGCTGCTCGCGATGGCCGACAAGCGTGCCGAGGACCTCGGCATCCCCGACACCGAGTCGTCGCTGACGCCGGAGATGATGGTCGAGGACTCCTGA
- a CDS encoding gluconeogenesis factor YvcK family protein: protein MPGSHRSADRAQSVVALGGGHGLHASLRALRQLVDEVVVDDLTAVVTVADNGGSSGRLRGEFGVLPPGDLRMALAALCGEDQWGQTWERVLQHRFAGDGEMHGHAVGNLLIVALWEQLGDHVQALDLVGRLLGSAGRVLPMALTPLDITAQVRGLDPADEDALTLVRGQVEVATTGGVITRVDLEPASPVACPEALTALAAADWVVLGPGSWFSSVIPHLLVPDLRRALIETDARTVVVLNLDEQPGETGGFGPADHLAVLVEHAPELAVHTVLADTRMDPDELAHLREVTAAAGARLVVADVASDDGTPRHDPARLAAAYESILLGAVDAEQDGR from the coding sequence ATGCCGGGGAGCCACCGGAGCGCCGATCGTGCCCAGTCGGTGGTGGCCCTCGGCGGCGGGCACGGACTGCACGCCTCCCTCCGGGCGCTGCGCCAGCTCGTGGACGAGGTGGTCGTCGACGACCTGACCGCCGTCGTCACCGTCGCCGACAACGGAGGTTCCTCGGGGCGGCTGCGCGGGGAGTTCGGGGTGCTGCCGCCCGGCGACCTGCGCATGGCGCTGGCCGCGCTCTGCGGCGAGGACCAGTGGGGCCAGACCTGGGAGCGGGTGCTGCAGCACCGGTTCGCGGGCGACGGTGAGATGCACGGGCACGCCGTGGGGAACCTGCTCATCGTCGCGCTGTGGGAGCAGCTCGGCGACCACGTGCAGGCGCTCGACCTGGTCGGTCGCCTGCTCGGCTCGGCCGGCCGGGTGCTGCCGATGGCACTGACCCCGCTCGACATCACCGCCCAGGTCCGGGGTCTCGACCCGGCGGACGAGGACGCCCTCACCCTGGTCCGCGGCCAGGTCGAGGTCGCCACCACCGGGGGAGTGATCACCCGGGTCGACCTCGAGCCCGCCAGCCCCGTGGCCTGCCCCGAGGCGCTGACCGCCCTCGCCGCGGCCGACTGGGTCGTGCTGGGCCCCGGGTCGTGGTTCAGCTCGGTCATCCCGCACCTGCTCGTCCCCGACCTGCGCCGAGCCCTCATCGAGACCGACGCGCGCACGGTGGTGGTCCTCAACTTGGACGAGCAGCCGGGGGAGACCGGTGGCTTCGGTCCCGCCGACCACCTGGCGGTGCTCGTCGAGCACGCGCCCGAGCTGGCCGTGCACACCGTCCTCGCCGACACCCGGATGGACCCCGACGAGCTCGCCCACCTGCGCGAGGTGACCGCGGCCGCGGGGGCTCGGCTGGTCGTCGCCGACGTCGCCTCCGACGACGGCACCCCGCGCCACGACCCCGCGAGGCTGGCAGCGGCGTACGAGTCGATCCTGCTGGGAGCCGTCGACGCCGAGCAGGACGGACGTTGA
- the rapZ gene encoding RNase adapter RapZ has product MNERQVPHGPLVVVTGMTGAGRSTAAKELEDLGYYVVDNLPPSLLRDVVRLVDETQGAGQPIAVVVDVRSGSFFGSLQANLGQGATGRRATLVFLEATDDVLVRRQEAARRPHPLQGSGRLLDGLEREREVLADLRGDADLVIDTTSLNVHQLTRRIRDSFGSPDSTDLRIRVVSFGFKYGIPVDADYLADMRFLPNPHWIPDLRPHTGRDPEVSDYVLSQPGAAEFLDGYLPVLTGVTEGYLREGKRFMRVAIGCTGGKHRSVAMTEEITRRLVELGHQATATHRDLGRE; this is encoded by the coding sequence ATGAACGAGCGTCAGGTGCCCCACGGGCCGCTGGTGGTGGTGACCGGGATGACCGGCGCCGGCCGCAGCACCGCCGCCAAGGAGCTGGAGGACCTCGGCTACTACGTCGTCGACAACCTGCCGCCCAGCCTGCTGCGCGACGTGGTCCGCCTCGTCGACGAGACGCAGGGCGCCGGCCAGCCGATCGCCGTCGTCGTCGACGTCCGGTCCGGCTCCTTCTTCGGATCCCTGCAGGCCAACCTCGGCCAGGGCGCGACGGGGCGCCGGGCCACCCTGGTCTTCCTGGAGGCGACCGACGACGTCCTGGTCCGGCGCCAGGAGGCCGCCCGTCGCCCGCACCCGCTGCAGGGCAGCGGCCGGCTGCTGGACGGCCTCGAGCGCGAGCGGGAGGTGCTCGCCGACCTGCGCGGCGACGCCGACCTGGTCATCGACACCACCTCGCTGAACGTCCACCAGCTCACCCGTCGCATCCGTGACTCCTTCGGTTCCCCGGACTCCACCGACCTGCGGATCCGCGTGGTCAGCTTCGGGTTCAAGTACGGCATCCCGGTCGACGCCGACTACCTCGCCGACATGCGCTTCCTGCCCAACCCGCACTGGATCCCCGACCTGCGCCCGCACACCGGCCGCGACCCCGAGGTCTCCGACTACGTGCTGTCCCAGCCCGGTGCCGCCGAGTTCCTCGACGGCTACCTCCCGGTGCTGACGGGCGTCACCGAGGGGTACCTCCGTGAAGGCAAGCGCTTCATGCGGGTCGCGATCGGTTGCACCGGCGGCAAGCACCGCAGCGTCGCGATGACCGAGGAGATCACCCGCAGGCTCGTCGAGCTCGGGCACCAGGCCACCGCGACCCACCGCGACCTGGGTCGCGAGTGA